The genomic interval ggtgcttaatttgtaaaatcataacctattttgatgtttaatagactttttcttaatctctccttattatccaacatattcacttatccaacattctgctggcccgtttatgttggataagtgagactctactgtatatttattcattattatttattacatcacttctaccccgtccttctcacccatcaagggactcagggtggcttacaatataaacatacacatcaaaaaacagtttttatcaaatttaaaaatccgagattaaaaattacaataaaattaagaatatacattaaaaatatacataattatacatttaaatatacatataaggcgctttccatgtccaggtggggtctgtcaataggtcatatattcatatctcatttttgctgctattatattattattacattattattatagtattatattgttacattattattacattattattattacattattattattattattgacacaacgatgttgtatgacacagcaaacaagatagacatgctggatttcgtttcacaaaatcacaagtcgaacacttcccaagtgtctaggactgtgtgatgtattttcggatgatgcgtgcagatcccagtagggtggccttttgcagttggcagatcgtaattttgtcaatgtctattgtctccaaatgccggctgagatcttttggcacggcacccagtgtgcccatcaccaccgggaccacctgcactggtttctgccagagtctttgaagttcaatcttgaggtcctgagagcggctgagtttttcctgttgtttttcttcaatgcgactgtcacctgggatggcaacatcaatgatccaaaccttgttcttttccacaactgtgatgtctggtgtgttgtgttccagaactttgtcagtctggattcggaagtcccacagtatctttgcgtgttcattttccacaacctttgcaggtttgtgatcccaccagttcttaactgcagggaggtgatacttgaggcataggttccaatgaatcatttgggccacatagttgtgcctctgtttgtagtctgtctgtgcaatttttattattattattattattattattattattattattattattattatattgtaagccgccctgagtccccttcagggtgagaagggcgggatataaatgtcaccaatgcaaaaataataaataataaatgtgcttTACAAtggtaatatttaattctattttaatgcgtatgttttgaaggtttttaaatcgTTTTTAAGGATGCGAGCCTCATTGTGCCCCAGTTCTGGGAGAAAAATAAAGGTACAaatataacagcagcaacaacaacaactctgcaCATTTGGACAAGGCTGTCAGAAGGCGCAATGCAAATACTACGTCTCCAGATAATATTTCAGGGATGCTCTTCCAGCCACCTGCGTCTCCTTCctcgacacctccaaggccaccaAGGTGAGCAAAGCAGCTCTCAGGTTCGGCGGCTGCAAAAGGTAGCAAGTGACCTCTCACTTCTGTCCCTTCCAATACGGGGGAAAAACATGTCATAAAGGCCACCGCCAAGGGCTGCTGCCACGATGTCTGAGCCTTTGCTCTCCACGCTCTCCGACAGACCCTGCCGGCCTCCCAGGTGCCCAGGTGATGTTAAACCAACTGGATTTATTTCCACCTTCGACTGTGAATAGAatgcacatctacactgcagaattaatgcagttcgacactctTTGAAACTGTCGCGGCTCAACGCgacaggatcctgggagttgcagttttgtgaAGGCTCCACGACTGCCACGGCCGCCCAATCCATCCCAACGCCGTGCAGGATCCGAGAGCATTcaagggaaactacaactcccagtcttCCATTGCTAAGGCAGTTCAAGCAGTGCCAAATGGCATTAATGAATTGTACAATGTAGATGCCTACTCCAAGAACACACCGTCAACTCCTAAACCACAAATGGACAACTAGAGAGAAGAGACTAATAATAAGAGCCTTTGGGATTTTCTAGAGATGGGTTTTTTGGGTGACAATTGTGCTgatggggatgttgggagttgtagtccaacagttTCCCCAGGAGAATGCTTTCAAGCCGTAAGGAAAGGCGGGTGCATATtgatactattatctattgcaTAGTGATACTAATATTGATgttattatatgttataaattGCATAGtgatactattatctattgcaTAGTGATACTAATACTGatgttattatatgttatatattgcatattgatactattatctattgcatagtgatactattatctattgcatattgatactattatctattgcaTAGTGATACTAATACTGatgttattatatgttatatattgcatattgatactattatctattgcatattgatactattatctattgcaTAGTGATACTAATATtgaaattatgttatatattgcatattgatactattatctattgcaTAGTGATACTAATACTGatgttattatatgttatatattgcatattgatactattatctattgcatattgatactattatctattgcaTAGTGATACTAATATtgaaattatgttatatattgcatattgatactattatctattgcatattgatactattatctattgcaTAGTGATACTAATATtgaaattatatgttatatattgcatattgatactattatctatttcatattgatactattatctattgcatatcgatactattatctattgcatattgatactaatactgatgttattatatgttatatattgcatattgatactattatctattgcatattgatactattatctattgcaTAGTGATACTAATATtgaaattatgttatatattgcatattgatactattatctattgcatattgatactattatctattgcaTAGTGATACTAATATtgaaattatatgttatatattgcatcttgatactattatctatttcatattgatactattatctatttcatattgatactattatctattgcatattgatactaatactgatgttattatatgttatatattgcatattgatactattatctattgcatattgatactattatctattgcaTAGTGATACTAATATtgaaattatgttatatattgcatattgatactattatctattgcatattgatactattatctattgcaTAGTGATACTAATATtgaaattatatgttatatattgcatattgatactattatctatttcatattgatactattatctattgcatattgatactattatctattgcatatcgatactattatctattgcatattgatactaatattgatgttattatatgttatatattgcatattgatactattatctattgcatattgatactattatctattgcaTAGTGATACTAATATtgaaattatgttatatattgcatattgatactattatctattgcatattgatactattatctattgcaTAGTGATACTAATATtgaaattatatgttatatattgcatattgatactattatctatttcatattgatactattatctatttcatattgatactattatctattgcatatcgatactattatctattgcatattgatactaatattgatgttattatatgttatatattgcatattgatactattatctattgcatattgatactattatctattgcaTAGTGATACTAATATtgaaattatgttatatattgcatattgatactattatctattgcatattgatactattatctattgcaTAGTGATACTAATATtgaaattatatgttatatattgcatattgatactattatctatttcatattgatactattatctattgcatatcgatactattatctattgcatatcgatactattatctattgcatatcgatactattatctattgcatattgatactaatattgatgttattatatgttatatattgcatattgatactattatctattgcatattgatactattatctattgcatagtgatactattatctattgcaTAGTGATACTAATATTGatgttattatatgttatatattgcatattgatactattatctattgcatattgatactattatctattgcatagtgatactattatctattgcaTAGTGATACTAATATTgatgttatatgttatatattgcatattgatactattatctattgcatattgatactattatctattgcaTAGTGATACTAATATTGatgttattatatgttatatattgcatattgatattatatattgcatattaatATTGATGTTCTTATATGTTgtatattaatgttattatatattgtatatattattatatacatattaattatgtagtaatattattataattcaatatttataattctatattaatgctgagatggacacttggctGGACACTTCTCAACCTTGTGCCAATTGTTGACATCCGTCAAAGACTAGGAATAACAGCGATCAACAAGAAAATGTAGAAAGCAAGACTATGGTGGTGCGAGCATGTCgtgagaagagaaccaacatcagtagcACAAACAGCATTGCATTTGGAAATTACAGGATGGCAACCAcggaaacaaataaaatatggatggacaccatcaacaAAGACATGTGTGTTGCCAACCCTCCGGTTGACGTTAAAATGCCCtaaacaaagccctgtggaaacaACAGTCACCATGCTCACCCttccattgggaaaatagcttagaaagaagattatgtattattatatattattatatatcatcattattataatatataatacataatcaattattattattattattattattattattattattattggcccccagtggtgcagtgtgccaaaccgctgagctgccgaaAGGTCGTAGGTTTgaatccagctcctgccaacctagcagttcgaaaacatgcaaatgtgagtagagcaataggtactgctccggcaggaaggtaatggcactctatgcagtcctgccagtggccacatgaccttggaggtgtctatggacaacaccggctcttcggcttagaaatggagatgagcaccaacccccagagtgtgagtagatcaataggtaccgctccggcaggaaggtaacagcactccacgcagtcatgcctatggccatatgaccttggaggtgtctagggacaactccggctcttgggcttagaattggagatgagcaccaaccaccagagtgtgagtagatcaataggtactgctccggcggaaaggtaacggctctccatgcagtcctgcctatggccacatggcctaggaggagtctacgaacaatgctggctcttcggcttagaaatggaaatgagcaccaacccccagagtgtgagtagatcaataggtactgctccggcaggaaggtaacggcgctccatgcagtcatgccaacagtcacatgaccttggaggagtctaaggacaacgccgactcttcggcttagaaatggagatgagcaccaaccccagagtgtgagtagatcaataggtactgctctagcaggaaggtaatggcgctccatgcagtcctgccagtggccacatgaccttggaggtgtctatggacaacgccgactcttgggcttagaaatggagatgagcaccaacccccagagtgtgagtagatcaataggtaccgctccggcaggaaggtaatggtgctccatgcagtcatgcctatagccaaatgaccttggaggtgtccacggacaacgccggctcttcggattaaAAATGAGTCCATAGTTGGACACAagtggacttcatgtcaggggaaaaccttgacgtttactctgtcattattattattgatctcaCCGGGGACTCACCTGTAGACTCTTCCGTGTGGCCTCGCACGTTGGGCCCCGTTGAAGCCGGCCCGGCGTGGCAAGGCTCCCCGTCCGTGGAAACGACCCCGGGATCCGCCACGGTCCGTCGTGCTGATTCCGGGCATGTTGGTCCTTTTGGGCAAGACCTGGAATGAGGTGGGAAGAGGCCTTACCTTGGGTCCCATCACAAGCCCATTGAGCCTAAATATAATCATTGATCCATTGAACCTAGAAGAACCTAAATCTCTTTCCAACCCTTATAGGTACAGGGACTTATTGCAAAAGGATATGGGACTCTTATGCTGAGCCGGACCACTAGTCCATTTATTTTAGTAGGATTTAATAGGATCCTTTGAGGATTTAATAGGATCCTCTTTGCAACTCTATCTGGAGAAACTCCACCCACCTTAATGACACGGTCCCGGAACACACTCTCATCCAACTCCATGGCTACCTTGACTGAGCTCTTGTCCGCAAACTCAATGTATGCATACCTGGATTAGGAGAGAGAAGGTGCGTCCACACTGTTGGTTTAATTCAGTTTGATGCCgctattaactgccatggctccatgctatggaatcccaggagttatAAGTTCGgcgaagcaccagcactcttggatgCAGAAGGCTGATGACCTTTGCGAAACGACAACTCCAAGGATCCCTTGTGCCAACGGCATTGGCACAAGGTGGTGTTAAATTGGATTAACCCGACAGTATGGATATAGATCGTGACCCCGTCCCAAAACCAGCCACCACTTTCCGAAGCTCTGCTGGACATTCACCCTTTCGGATGGCCAGAGAACTTGTCGCAAAGGATCGTCACGCGGTTGATCTTTCCGCAGTTGTTGAAATGTGACTCTAGCTGTTCTGCGGTTCCTCCGTAATCCACCTGCAAAGATCACAAGGAAGACCTTAAAAAAtgaccatcagaagaccatgaAGACCACAAGAATATCATGAAAAAGATTACAAAAAGACCAATGAGAGGATCATGAGTAGACCATGAAAAAGACCACAAGACTATGAAAAAGACAATGAGATTGTGAAGAAAACTATGAAGTAGACCATAAGATCACGGAGAAGACCACAAGTAGACCAAGAAAAAAGACCATGAGAAGTTTGTGAAGAAAACTATGAAGTAGACCATAAGATCATGGAGAAGACCACAAGTAGACCAAGAAAAAAGACCATGAGAAGTTTGTGAAGAAAACTATGAAGTAGACCATAAGATCATGGAGAAAACCACAAGTAGACCAAGAAAAAAGACCATGAGAAGTTTGTGAAGAAAACTATGAAGTAGACCATAAGATCATGGAGAAGACCACAAGTAGACCAGGGAAAAAGACCATGAGAAGTTTGTGAAGAAAACTATGAAGTAGACCATAAGATCATGGAGAAGACCACAAGTAGACCAGGGAAAAAGACCACGAGAAGTTTGTGAAGAAAACTATGAGGTAGACCATAAGATCATGGAGAAGACCACAAGTAGACCAGGGAAAAAGACCATGAGAAGTTTGTGAAGAAAACTATGAAGTAGACCATGAGATCATGGAGAAGACCACAAGTAGACCAGGGAAAAAGACCATGAGAAGTTTGTGAAGAAAACTATAAAGTAGACCATAAGATCATGGAGAAGACCACAAGTAGACCAGGGAAAAAGACCATGAGAAGTTTGTGAAGAAAACTATAAAGTAGATCATGAGAAGATCATGAAGGAGGTTATGAAGTAGACCACAAGAAGACCATGAAAATGACCATGAGGATCACAGGAAGACCATGAAGATCACAGGAAGACTATGAAGTAGACCACAAAGACTATGAAAAGGACTGTGAAGATCATGAGAAGACCATGAAGATCACAAGACGACCATGAAGAAGACCACAAAGAAGACCTCTCGGGCATGCATCTCACTTACGTTCCCCACGTAGATGGAGCGCTGGTCAGCTTCCACCTTCTCCTCGGTCATCCTGTGAAAAGCAAGACCTGCAAAGAGGAGACCACTCCGAAGTGAGAGGGACACGTGTTTATGGGACCCACCTACTCAGAATGTTAACAAAGAACACaattgtagaaggaatgcagcttGGTACTACTTGAATAGCCCTGGCTCCATGATATGGAGtcctagtttggtgagaccccagcactcttgggcagagaagaaaTCCATCAACAACCCatggacccatggcagttaaaaatggtgccaaattgcaacaattctccagtgtagacacAATCTATGGcattggaaaccagggtttgaatccccattcagacATGGAAGTCTACCTGAATCCGAACTCAGGAGGAGACTCTTGGCTTGCAGCTCCTGGAGCCATTCCtcctgctccatctcccgaacCTTTGCTTTGATGGCTTCAAGCTCCTGAAAATACCAATGAAATTAGAGTAATTCTAGTGGTTATTCTAGACAAtatcataagaccacaggtaagaaaagagacctccaaagaccatctagatggtctcataagaccataggtaaggaaaggggccctcaaaggccatctagatgatctcctaggaccataggtaaggaaaatgacctacaaaggccatctagatgatcttataaggccaccagaagaccatagataaggaaaggggtcctcaaagaccatccagatgatctcataagaccagaggtaagcaaagagacctccaaagaccatctagatggtctcataagaccataggtaaggaaagtgactttcaaaagccatctagatggtctcataaggccgtatctgagcaaagagaccttcaaagaccatctagatgatctcataagaccataagtaatcaaagagacctccaaagagctGGTAGACTAAGTTGTGGATGCAACTTAAGACAACATTGTCTTGAAATGTAGCTTAGATGCCAAATATTTCCAAATAGGGGTCCCTCCTCACCGGATCCTCCTCCTTCTGCAGAAGATCCTTTGTCTCTACTTCCAAGGGGCTCAATGTGGTCTGTTCTTCCAAATGCTTCTGCCAGGCTGAGATTTCGGCCACGTCCCATGGAGAATCCACCGAGGTCAACGGTGGAGGGTCTCGCCACCAGGATCCGGCTTCTGGAAAGTGGAGGCTTGGGAGGGGAAAGACGCAGACCAAGCTCAGGGTGCAAATCCCAACCATAACCAtgaactccaaccatcacccaggtcaCAACAGAAGGACCATCAAAGCCCTGGTAGATCATGCCAACAGGACCTgtgaagcccacctcctccaaggtgaaccaaACCACCTAAGGATCACAGGAAGATCATGAAGACCATGAAGaagatgggaggtgttagctggccctgattgtttcatgtttcagacatgtccttgaagctgcaaggccattcaatgttaatcaaggtggccaatggcaacattcccacttgcctccaa from Anolis carolinensis isolate JA03-04 unplaced genomic scaffold, rAnoCar3.1.pri scaffold_9, whole genome shotgun sequence carries:
- the pabpn1l gene encoding embryonic polyadenylate-binding protein 2, coding for MFGLGASLHFPEAGSWWRDPPPLTSVDSPWDVAEISAWQKHLEEQTTLSPLEVETKDLLQKEEDPELEAIKAKVREMEQEEWLQELQAKSLLLSSDSGLAFHRMTEEKVEADQRSIYVGNVDYGGTAEQLESHFNNCGKINRVTILCDKFSGHPKGYAYIEFADKSSVKVAMELDESVFRDRVIKVLPKRTNMPGISTTDRGGSRGRFHGRGALPRRAGFNGAQRARPHGRVYRGRGRLTPWYAPY